Proteins encoded by one window of Chaetodon trifascialis isolate fChaTrf1 chromosome 15, fChaTrf1.hap1, whole genome shotgun sequence:
- the cbx4 gene encoding E3 SUMO-protein ligase CBX4, with protein MELPAAGEHVFAVEGIEKKRIRKGKIEYLVKWRGWSPKYNTWEPEENILDPRLLVAFQHRERQEQLMGYRKRGPKPKHLLLQVPSFARRSSIPAGFEEPSQDAEGSLKSDPVQIQRPQAQQYQLNSKKHHQYQPSSQEVPADQLANGKKKFIYQLNSKKHHHYEPDPNMYDAQASRLKEVVNVQEAASKPANPGWNLPLALQQKWVRDKDTGCLSKVKELAVEVRKPAVKEAESEHALKPNPKDATLPSAISSKMKIIKNKNKNGRIVIVMSKYMDSNKVHGAKGTKHGESSSEEKAQNTKPSENNPAHTAKMLEYPENGIPKEICNGSSPPAAEHPIKCSQKDRHFSKPSPSTAEEYNTEVARGQADLPDDLPLQLTASSPMTSWAADTNIPTPTSVDQIRIPSYPNDRKRKLSDPAEDRSVSKAYLTSRSFSVPSTVVTPPQDKPMDLHCSGPRHSSTCTYEVMDSGSQEEPMDLSCPKTKKQVEQEVQPEPEPAVKNIPPVIENTQKSTEKSKEAAVKKISPFMGNIIITDITTNSLTVTFKEYVSF; from the exons ATGGAGCTCCCTGCCGCCGGAGAGCACGTCTTTGCGGTAGAGGGCATCGAAAAGAAGCGCATCCGCAAG GGCAAGATAGAGTACCTGGTCAAGTGGCGAGGCTGGTCTCCCAA ATACAACACATGGGAGCCAGAGGAAAACATCCTTGACCCGCGTCTCCTCGTCGCGTTTCAacacag agagaggcaggagcagctgatgggATATCGTAAACGGGGGCCGAAACCAAAACATCTTTTACTGCAG GTACCATCATTTGCCAGGAGGTCCAGTATTCCTGCAGGTTTCGAGGAACCGTCTCAGGATGCAGAGGGTAGCCTCAAGTCTGATCCCGTCCAGATCCAGCGCCCCCAGGCTCAACAGTACCAGCTGAACAGCAAGAAGCACCATCAGTACCAGCCCAGCAGCCAGGAGGTGCCTGCTGACCAGCTAGCCAACGGCAAGAAGAAGTTCATCTACCAGCTCAACAGCAAGAAGCACCACCACTATGAGCCTGACCCGAATATGTATGATGCACAGGCTTCAAGGCTCAAAGAGGTGGTGAATGTTCAGGAAGCGGCCAGTAAACCAGCCAATCCTGGCTGGAACTTACCGCTGGCCCTGCAGCAGAAATGGGTTCGTGACAAAGACACAGGCTGCTTGAGCAAAGTCAAAGAGCTGGCAGTGGAGGTGAGGAAACCAGCTGTTAAAGAGGCGGAAAGCGAACATGCCCTTAAACCCAACCCTAAAGACGCAACCCTGCCTAGTGCTATTAGCAGCAAAATGAAGATAatcaagaacaaaaacaagaatggACGCATTGTTATTGTCATGAGCAAATATATGGACAGCAACAAGGTTCATGGAGCAAAGGGTACAAAACATGGGGAATCATCGAGCGAAGAGAAAGCCCAAAACACCAAACCATCAGAGAACAatccagcacacacagccaaaatgttGGAGTACCCAGAAAACGGTATCCCCAAAGAGATCTGTAATGGCAGCTCCCCCCCTGCTGCAGAGCATCCCATTAAGTGTTCCCAGAAGGACAGACATTTCTCCAAACCTTCACCGAGCACAGCAGAGGAATACAACACAGAAGTGGCTCGTGGTCAGGCTGATTTACCGGACGATTTACCCCTTCAGCTGACCGCTAGCTCACCCATGACGTCGTGGGCTGCTGACACCAACATCCCGACCCCTACGTCCGTCGACCAGATCAGGATCCCTTCTTATCCCAACGACCGCAAGCGGAAGCTATCAGATCCCGCAGAAGACCGGAGTGTTTCTAAAGCCTACCTGACTTCTAGAAGCTTCAGTGTCCCCAGCACGGTGGTCACGCCGCCTCAGGACAAACCTATGGACCTCCACTGTAGTGGTCCACGCCACAgcagcacatgcacatatgaGGTTATGGATTCTGGCAGCCAAGAGGAGCCGATGGACCTCAGCTGCCCAAAGACTAAGAAGCAGGTGGAGCAGGAAGTACAGCCGGAGCCTGAGCCTGCTGTCAAAAACATACCTCCTGtgatagaaaacacacagaaatctaCAGAGAAATCTAAAGAGGCGGCTGTTAAAAAAATCTCGCCTTTCATGGGAAATATCATAATCACTGACATCACAACAAACAGTCTCACCGTCACCTTCAAGGAATACGTTTCTTTCTAA